One stretch of Bombus terrestris chromosome 5, iyBomTerr1.2, whole genome shotgun sequence DNA includes these proteins:
- the LOC100646947 gene encoding proline-rich protein 4-like, whose translation MNIKLAIVLVALATQASCSEKAAEESASPKDSVADSSEKKTEKRGLHGSYGDLGGGGGELSGGGVSSYDQHEHVKAVTVVKKVPVPYEVTKHVPYLVEKHVPYEVKVGVPQPYTVEKHVPYPVKVFVKVPVHVPQPYTVEKKVPYEVKVPVDKPYEVKVLVPQPYTVEKHVPVPVKVPVPQPYTVEKHVPYPVKVKIPVPQPYPVEKPVPYEVKVPVDKPYPVTVPKPYPVTVEKPYPVPVDKPVPYEVKVPVDKPYPVPVEKPYPVPVKVPVPQPYTVHKPVPVAVPKPVPYPVKVPVDKPYVVEKEVPVPVEKEVPVPVKIPVPVPIHEGHGGSGGGGGGGGGYEGFSGYGGDSGGYFSHHR comes from the exons ATGAATATCAAG TTGGCCATCGTCCTGGTGGCATTGGCCACGCAAGCTAGCTGCTCGGAGAAGGCAGCCGAGGAAAGCGCGTCACCGAAGGACTCTGTAGCCGATTCTTCGGAGAAGAAGACGGAGAAACGAGGATTGCACGGTAGCTACGGCGACCTGGGTGGTGGAGGAGGTGAGCTGAGCGGGGGCGGTGTTTCCAGCTACGATCAGCACGAGCACGTGAAGGCGGTGACCGTGGTGAAGAAGGTGCCAGTACCGTACGAAGTAACCAAGCACGTGCCTTACTTGGTGGAGAAGCATGTCCCGTACGAAGTGAAGGTCGGCGTACCCCAGCCTTACACCGTGGAGAAACACGTTCCTTACCCGGTAAAGGTGTTCGTGAAGGTGCCGGTACATGTGCCACAACCGTACACCGTTGAGAAGAAGGTGCCTTACGAAGTCAAGGTACCAGTGGACAAACCGTACGAGGTAAAGGTGTTGGTGCCGCAGCCGTACACCGTGGAGAAACACGTACCTGTGCCCGTTAAGGTACCCGTCCCGCAGCCATATACCGTCGAGAAGCACGTGCCGTACCCGGTGAAGGTCAAAATTCCGGTGCCGCAACCGTATCCAGTCGAGAAGCCGGTACCGTACGAGGTTAAGGTACCAGTGGACAAACCGTACCCGGTCACTGTGCCCAAACCGTACCCAGTCACCGTTGAGAAACCGTACCCAGTGCCGGTAGACAAGCCGGTACCCTACGAAGTTAAGGTACCGGTGGACAAACCGTACCCTGTGCCAGTAGAGAAACCTTACCCTGTCCCGGTCAAGGTACCAGTCCCTCAACCGTATACCGTGCACAAACCGGTACCAGTCGCGGTCCCAAAGCCTGTACCCTATCCTGTCAAGGTACCGGTAGACAAACCGTACGTAGTCGAGAAGGAAGTACCTGTACCGGTAGAGAAAGAGGTTCCGGTACCGGTGAAGATACCTGTGCCAGTACCGATTCACGAGGGACACGGAGGCagtggcggtggcggcggcggcggcggtggttaCGAAGGATTTTCTGGATACGGTGGAGACAGCGGCGGATATTTCTCTCATCATCGTTGA